The Echinicola rosea genome has a segment encoding these proteins:
- the prmC gene encoding peptide chain release factor N(5)-glutamine methyltransferase yields the protein MNSSRNLYQNIVNRLKNSYPETEAQSLAFWMLEHFLQVSRGDIIRDKELQGIPKALHTALEELQAGKPIQYILGEAPFYGREFKVNPSVLIPRNETEELVHLIIKENPQPGVRILDIGTGSGCIPITLYLEMAEPVVSAIDISESALRTANENAGIHGAKVSFLQTDILGENIPVGDLEILVSNPPYVRELEKAQMHKNVLEHEPSLALFVSDADPLVFYRTIAKKGLGALKSGGKLYFEINEALASEMEELVTDLGYHNIKVHQDLQGKNRILSANKR from the coding sequence ATGAACAGTTCAAGGAACCTCTACCAAAATATTGTAAACCGACTAAAAAATAGTTATCCAGAAACGGAAGCACAGTCGCTAGCCTTTTGGATGTTGGAACATTTCCTTCAGGTCAGCAGAGGAGATATTATTCGTGATAAGGAGCTCCAAGGAATCCCAAAGGCACTTCATACTGCCTTGGAAGAACTTCAGGCCGGTAAACCCATTCAGTATATCCTTGGTGAAGCCCCATTTTATGGCAGGGAGTTTAAGGTAAATCCCTCCGTGCTCATCCCCCGAAATGAAACCGAGGAACTGGTCCACCTGATCATCAAGGAGAACCCTCAGCCAGGAGTGCGCATTTTGGACATCGGAACGGGGAGCGGCTGTATTCCCATTACGCTTTATCTGGAAATGGCCGAACCCGTGGTTTCAGCCATCGACATCAGTGAAAGTGCTTTACGAACAGCAAATGAAAATGCAGGCATACATGGTGCAAAAGTGTCTTTTTTACAAACCGATATCCTAGGCGAAAATATTCCAGTCGGTGATTTGGAAATCCTCGTGAGCAATCCGCCCTACGTCCGTGAACTGGAAAAAGCCCAAATGCATAAAAATGTCCTGGAGCATGAGCCTTCACTTGCGTTGTTTGTTTCGGACGCTGATCCGCTGGTTTTTTACCGTACCATCGCCAAAAAAGGCCTGGGTGCCTTGAAATCCGGTGGGAAATTGTACTTTGAAATCAACGAGGCGCTGGCTTCTGAAATGGAAGAATTGGTCACCGATCTAGGCTATCACAATATAAAAGTACACCAAGACCTCCAAGGCAAAAACAGAATCCTTTCAGCGAATAAAAGATAA